GGAGGACCTGGGCGAGCACCGCAGCGAGTGGGTCACGCCCATCAGCCGGGCCTACCAGGACCACCGCCTGTGGGAGATTCCGCCCAATGGCCAGGGGCTCGCGGCCCTGGTGGCGCTGGGCATTCTCGACGGCCTGGATCTACCGCCCCGGCACGATGATCCAGCCGGCATGCACCTGCAGATCGAGGCGATGAAGTTGGGCTTCGTGGACGCCCACCGCTACGTGGCCGATCCGCAGCACGGCCCGGTGCCGGTCGAGGCGCTGCTGGCGGAACGTTACCTGGCCTCGCGCCGTGCACAGATCGGCGCCGTGGCCATCGATCCCCAGGCCGGGGACCCGGACAGCCACGGCACGGTGTACTTGGCCGCCGCCGACCGGGACGGGCAGATGGTCAGCCTGATCCAGAGCAACTACATGGGCTTCGGCAGCGGAGTCGTGGTGCCGGGCACGGGCATCGCGCTGCAGAACCGCGGCCATAATTTTTCTCTGGAAGCCGGCCATCCCAACGTGCTGGCCCCGCGCAAGCGCAGCTACCACACCATCATCCCCGGCTTCCTGACCCGGCAGGACGGCGTCCCGATGGGTCCCTTCGGGGTTATGGGCGGGTTCATGCAGCCCCAGGGCCACCTGCAGGTCACCGTGAACACGGTAAAGTACGGCATGAATCCGCAGCAGGCGCTGGACGCCCCGCGCTGGCAGTGGACCGGCAAGACCACCGTGGAGGTCGAGCATGAACTGGGCGGCGCGGCGGCGCGGGCCCTGCAGGCACGCGGGCACAATGTCGTGGTGCAGCTCAACCCGAACGCCTTCGGGCGCGGTCAGATCATCTGGCGCGAT
The Deinococcus aerolatus DNA segment above includes these coding regions:
- a CDS encoding gamma-glutamyltransferase family protein, yielding MPTFTSIRQPVYARQGMVATSQPLAAQAGLHMLREGGNAIDAAIATAAALTVVEPTSNGIGGDLFALVWDDGALHGLNGSGRSPQALSLDALPGGQMPTHGWLPVTVPGAPLAWADLHARFGRLPFAQVLAPAIHYARHGYPLSPVLAENWRRGIEAHRARTGPEFDEWRRVFAPDGFQAQAGELWQSPDHAQTLERIADSAAADFYEGELARKTDAHARATGGLLRLEDLGEHRSEWVTPISRAYQDHRLWEIPPNGQGLAALVALGILDGLDLPPRHDDPAGMHLQIEAMKLGFVDAHRYVADPQHGPVPVEALLAERYLASRRAQIGAVAIDPQAGDPDSHGTVYLAAADRDGQMVSLIQSNYMGFGSGVVVPGTGIALQNRGHNFSLEAGHPNVLAPRKRSYHTIIPGFLTRQDGVPMGPFGVMGGFMQPQGHLQVTVNTVKYGMNPQQALDAPRWQWTGKTTVEVEHELGGAAARALQARGHNVVVQLNPNAFGRGQIIWRDPATGVLTGGSESRTDGQVAAF